GTTAATTTGTGCTAAGCGGACAGATTGATCTTTTTTACATTTAATTGCATTGGTGCCATATTAACCCGCATAAAATTGCTCAATTAAGGGCGTCTTGAGCATTTTGCACCATTAACTCATCTCTGATACAGACACTTGTTAGGCATTTCTTCATCCATTTCTTTCCTGTAATAAATCTGTCAAGGTTTACTTCATTATAACTATACCTGCCATATACCAGTCCTGCCAACGTTGTCCTACTCGCTTGTATCCTCGGCTCTATAAATaccaggcctgacacccagactAATGCTCAAAAAAAGAGCATGAAAtgtgttaatggcagatggagagaCTGACTGGGAGTGGGAGGAATGACACTCCATGAAAGGGTCAGACAGGCTTGCCCGCTGTGATAATTGGTTACACCTCTCTGCCCCATTCCTTTATTAAGCTGTGTGATCATTTTGAGATCATGCCAAACTGCGTCATACCTCAGCTAAGGGAAAGAATTATGTGGCTATGAGATGCTAGAAATTGCTAGCCAAATTGGAACATATATCCCTTATATTATCTCTGGATCCATAGGTCTATTATGCACATAGTAAACCAAGAAAAAAGTTTGTTGTAAAGATATTTTAGGGCGGACTATGTTATTCATCAATGAAAGGCTTCAATTATTTTTACTTTGCAGAATgtgttaggccgggttcacatcacggtTTTGTTtttcgttcttctgatccgtcaaaagcatagaaacataaaaataaataaaaaattgatcctttattttgagcatcctttCGTgttcattttgcatccatttttgtcAGTTACCATAGAAATCTATTATTTTAGACCTTTTCTTCTGTCTAAATTAATGGATCTCTGACGCAACTaacaaaaatggatgcaaaattagTACaaaggatgctcaaaataaaggatctatatattttttttcctgttcttctgacggaaaacgaaacggtgatgtgaacacggCCTAACATCTGCCGGCACCTCAGCTTTTGTTTTATCCTCAGAAATTATCACTGACAACAATCTATAGCATTGAAAAGTGCAGAAATAACTATCACTGAGAAAATAACGACTTTTACTTCATTGCTAATAAAATAATACCCCACAATGTATACAATAATTAATAACatattgtgccacataagaaaaaCAGAGCCTTGGAGATAATCCAATAAGCATCAATGATATTGGCAGCATGGTAATGGCATCCTGATGTGCCAATATCATTGATGCCTATTGGATTATTTATTTTTGGTCCCCTGATGAAGCAGCTCACATGACACTGGGGAAACGTGTTGGGACAATTATTCATCACACCTTGGTAGGGTCACATTAGGTGACAGGGAGGGCTTaccaccgagaggtggggtcacCCCTTTTggggcgggtgctccgcctgtaggcaggggtagtgTTTTGAGGGATTCATCAGGGAAAGATTTCCCCCTCTCCACTTCTCATCTATCAAAGTATTCAAGCCCTTGGTCTCCAAAACTGTAAGTTGTTGCATCTTCAATGACTTAGATGTTATTATCCTTGACTACGTTCAAAGTAAGGCTCTGtttttcttatgtggcacaatatGTTATTAATTATTGTATACATTGTGGGGTATTATTTTATTAGCAAtgaagtaaaagttaagttttataagAAAAGTCGTTATTTTCTCAGTGATAGTTTGTCCTCAGAAATACCTCAGATAAAAATGCATTGGGGCACTTATAGCAATGTATTGcagcagttttctggtgcaattgCATCAAGAGAAATGGTGTTCAGCTGTACAATCAAGTCTGGCCCTTTTTTTCCCGTGCCCgtgatttaaagggcatctgtcagcagatttgtatgaaactggctgacctgttacatgtgcgcttggcagctgaaggcatctgtgttggtcccatgttcatatgtgcccgcattgctgaaaaaaaatatgttttattatatgcaaatgagcctctaggagcaatgggggcgttgccattacacctagattctaagctctctctgaaactgctgcaccctttgcacttttattgacagggTCAGGGATGATGATGTTTTCAgtacctgaccctgtcaatcaaagtgcagagggtgcggcagttgcagaaggAGCtgcgcctctaggtgtaatggtaacgcccccgttgctcctagaggatcatttgcatgtattaaaacatcatttttctcagcaatgcagtcacatatgaacatgggaccaagacagatgccttcagcagccaagtgcacatgtaacaggtgagccagtgtcataggtacaaatctgctgacagatgcccttaaagaCAGATAAGTTACATACTGCATTCAAATTACATATTGGTATATACCAGTAGGGCTATGTTCACACTGTGTTTGGGTGGACACATTTGGCATATGCACTGTAAATGCTACTGGGGCAAATATCATTCATGTGATAGAGACAGAAGTGTGCCCATTTGTCCCCTGTTGTGGTGGTATGTGGCGGCATAGAAAAGAGCAGCAGACTACACTTTCCTCTGCAGTGAGCCAAAAATGTATACTGAGTGTTTCTATGCTTTTTACATGGTTGACCAATGCATGGCTATACTGTAACATATGTTGAAGGTATATATCGGGGAATATCCAAACCTCTGTATTTACATCATTGCATGCACCTATTTTCTCAGGTTCCATTTGGGGAGGTTAAGCATGTCCGTGACTGGCTTCAGATCGACGGAAATGTCGGTAAACCACAAGTGGAGCATCCAAAAAGACCTATACGTGGCTTTGATTGTCCCAACAGCGAAGTGAGTGGTGCTCGATTTTGGAGTTTTTTCAAGTCCATCTGTGGCCAACCTGAAGTCTTCTTCAAACACTGCTTCGTGCACAACCACTGCCCGCTCATATTTATGAATCAGTCCGGCAAGAATATGACTCCGACAGACCTGCCTAAAGCACAGAGGGATTCGCTCCTCGATATCTGTGACGAATCCTTATGTCAAGTTGTCAAGACTCTTGGGGTCAAAATGGTAATTGGGGTTGGTAAGTTTTCAGAGCAACGCGCGAGAAAAGCCTTGGCTGCAGAAGGCATGGAGGTGACTGTGAAAAGCATCATGCATCCGTCCCCCAGGAACCCGCAGGCCAACAAAGGATGGGACAGTGTGGTGAGGGCGCAGCTCCAGGAGCTCGGAGTGATGCCCTTACTGACTGGCTAACAGGACCTGCCATTAGTATTCGACCGAATGCCTCCTGACACACTACATTTACCACGTTCATTCCAGCCGTTTACATGTCAACACATGTATGTAAGATACGGATCAGATCATGTATGTTTTTCTACTGTAATGTTGTTGGTGTAtgtgtattatatactgtattttcagAAACAAATCAAAACAGTTCCCAGCTGCTATACAAGCAATGTCCAAGCTGCTTGTAGAGCCTCTGCGGCTCCTTACTGCCAAGCAACGAAAGAACAGATGGAATGGTCATCTCTTCTTGTGCGACCATGTATAGGATCACACCTGAGCTTTTATAAAGGTAATTGGAGAGATTTTCTACTTGCTGCAAAATATAGCCAATTTATGTATTATGCTTAACCCCAGCACTCATAACTCTCTGACTTATGTGTGTGATATGGGGGAATCGTAACATATGGCCTCCTTTCAACATCACTTCAGTTTACATGTAGAATTAAAGTAGGGACTTTAAAATTGATGGGCAATCAATATTAGATTGATTGGATCCTACACTTTACACCCCCATTAATCAGCTGATTAGAGGGATCACGGTGCTCTGTCAAGTGCCATGTTCCTTGCCAGGCACAGCTTTGCACTTGTAAGATTTGCACTTCTTCGTGTTTTTCACCTGCACCTGGTTTAGGCTCACAGTCCCTGACcaaactgaccaaacactgacgtgtgaacttGATCTAAAAGTATGAAGCTGTGTCTGGCAAATAGTGAAGGGGATGAACCCCAATCAATTTTGTACGCTGTAATGTTATGCGATTGTGGCAGCCAAACTCCGCTGTGAGATGGAGCTTTAAATGGCTGCTGCGATCTCGTAATTTGGTGTAAGGAAAGTGAACAGGAAGGCCTGAGGAAAGAGGGTAGTGAAGGCGCAGGAAAGGTAAATTACAATTTGGTTTATTTAGCCCATGTGAAAAGCGGATTCAGAAATGTTGAACCACATTTCTACTTTATGAACTTTGGTTTTCAGTTACAGTGTATATTTATAATCCAGAGCCAAAGATTTCCAAACTAAAATCTTTCCGAGTTCCTCCTGGCAAATTGTCTCCCTAGATTTCACTCTTGTGATCTGCATTCTGAGAAAtgtaaggggagatttatcaaactggtgtaaagtagaacttgcttagttgcccagaacaaccaatcaaattccaccttttgtTTTCCAAAAGAGATGTcaaaaatggaaggtggaatctgattggtgctgtgggtaactaagccagttctacattacaccagtttgataaatgacctcagtAGTTTCTACATCAGGTAATGTACAGTAATCTAAAAAACTAACTATGCCACTACTACAGTACTACCTTGTCATCAGTTTCCAAAGACAACcagcagaactgtgaatgcagctctggactctaagggtccattcatccattcatacgtccatatgaatggtccggatccgttccgcaatttttgcagaacgggtgcggacccatttattttcaatggggccggaacggatgcggaccatcCGCTATCCgcatctgcaattccgttcccgaaaaaaatagaacatgtccttttcttgtccgcaactgtgaacaagaaaaggcattttctattatagtgccggtgatgtgggGTCTGCGAAATGCggcatgcacattgccagtgtccgtgttttgcggatcagcaatttgcggaccgcaaaacacctatggacatgtgaatggaacctaaaggtggatttacacaagCCAGTTatcgggcagattattgggaacgactGTTCATGTGAATGcttgttcctgacaatctgcGCATGTAAATGTGTCCCTGATGAACAAACGGaacactcgttcatcaggtgatcctgtcgtttGTGGGGGCACACCAAGTCATTGTTTCTTGCGGTCTGcctcccagaaacaatgcagctgtataagGACGAGTGATTGCaatcgttccttcccgacaatcggctgctACATCGTGCACTGTAAACCCGCCTTTACACAGGCCGCAACTCAAAACTTGTGTTAATTAGGCAAAGCAAAGTTATATCTAAACTGTGTCAACAATTCCTTGGAAATGGGAAGCTGGGCTGCCTCCACTATCGATAAGCCGCTGAGAATGACATAACTTGTACTTTACTAAGGAAATCTTGAAAACTCGCTGGCGTTCTTGAAGAATGGACCTTTATAAAACATGCACATAAGTGTCACTGAAGACGCACCTCACGGATGTAGGGAATCCATCCTCCACCTTTACTCACTGTTGTCAAAGGACAGAACATACAGATGCGCAAGACGTGgacttctatatttttttatagaactttactgtgtatttgtattaattttgttGCAACATCATTTGTTGGACAAACATGGTATTTTCCTAGATCAGGTTTTTTACTTGGCGAAACAAAATCCATTGACTGTTTTGGATAAAATTGTCCACATTTCTGTAACACTATCTGACTTTACATCTTAttgtattgtatattttttttacttgttatcaaattttttattttatttttaaactcgCCCAATACTGCATAAAACAAGAAAAGAGCATATACTCACCTCTACCAGCCCCTATTCCCCTGCAGCAAGGACTTCATCTTGATGCGGTGGTGCTGTTCCTGCCTATCTTGCATACAGCTAACTCCATTGCTATACGGCACGTCACCACTAAGGCTGTAGCAGTGACATGTAGTATATGGGGACATGATCGCTGCAGCCAAACAAACACAACCTAGCAGAGAGGAGCAGAGTGGTTGTGCTGGCAGTGGCGGGGGACTAAATTGGTGAGGAGATGTTATTTTCTCACAAAACGCTGCCGTTTTTTTTAGTaacttagaaaacccctttagtgtTTGTGATGTATGCAAGAATTATGTCTGGTCTTGTATACTGTATTGTACATATGTTTGTCAGTAGGAAAATTCCAAATCTCCATATGGAACTACTgcagtttatttttttccccccaacaaTATGATTTCCAGCAGTACTACTATCGCCTTTGTGTAAACCTCGTGTTTTGTTAATTcctttaataaaaacaaaaaaaaaacacgagtATTCCAGGCTTTGTGACTGGCGCCATCATCATTATTCCTTATATCCAGTTAGTTTGCATTTCCTGAGTTTCTGGGATGTCTTCTCCTGAAATTTTTATGACATCCATTCTGCTGCTTCACTAACCACCGCTGTGTGGTGGGAGAGACTTACTCATTGGTAGCAGGTGATTTCAGCTCTGCTCTTGCCATATGCTGTGCTGTTGGCATCTTCTGTTTTAGAACCTGGTGCGCACAGGGAAGAGCCTGGGTAGCAATAAGACGAGGCGGATGGCTTGTTACAAGTCCTAATGTATGTCTAGAAGGTGCAGTGAGGCAAGGGGCACGAGCAGGCTGTTTTATTGCACTAATAAAGTAGCCCATCTAGCCTCATTGCTTATGTAAACCGTTCTCTCTCTAattaaagggaaaaagatgaCAGTGTTGTCACGTCTGATTCTGCCTGCCAACAGGACCAAGTTTGTGTAAGTATCCGCAAGTGCGGTGGCAGCGATCAGGTGGGATTTTTCTACGGATTGTCAAAGTGCAGGACATCATTGTGTCATCATCATGTATATGTGTGAAATACATATACTGACCGAACAGTAAAAGCGTAGATGCATATTTTTTTAGGTGATGGCCCCCTATGAGCCCCGTCATGGCCGCCATTATTGCATTTACACAAGGACAGTTCAGGGACATCTTtttatatgattattattttattagtaGGGGACACAATTGGGATGGTACATGATCGCTCATAGTAACCAGTCGGTATAATTCTGGTTCAGGTTTTTATGGTGCTCGTTTCTGTAAATGACAGAAGGTATGGTCCATAATGGTTGCTTTCACTGTATAGGGTCACGATGATCATCCAAAATGGTAATGTAACCTCTGAAATCCTGTTGACCTGTAAAGCTCGTCAATCTGCGTTGGTAACATTTTCCTGTACGTAGAGGAGCACAGGGTTACACAGATTACTCTAATCCTAATGGCACTAAACAAGAAGAATTGGACAGTCGCATCACAAAAAAGCTATATAGTGGCCGTAATCTGATTTCCCATGTTTCTCCCCACTTCCATGACTTATAAGGATCAGGTGGGCTTCTTTCTGCTAGACACGGCTAAAAGTTTTACCTGCGGTATATATGCACAGGGG
This is a stretch of genomic DNA from Bufo gargarizans isolate SCDJY-AF-19 chromosome 3, ASM1485885v1, whole genome shotgun sequence. It encodes these proteins:
- the SMUG1 gene encoding single-strand selective monofunctional uracil DNA glycosylase isoform X1 — its product is MKPFHQEYFMGSGRGFSQQHGYSTGEEGMIVAQSQPNASPDRYAEENPADGFLQAELELNLKLGNLLFQDPVKYVYNPLLYAWDPHEKYVRTYCQSRKEVLFLGMNPGPFGMAQTGVPFGEVKHVRDWLQIDGNVGKPQVEHPKRPIRGFDCPNSEVSGARFWSFFKSICGQPEVFFKHCFVHNHCPLIFMNQSGKNMTPTDLPKAQRDSLLDICDESLCQVVKTLGVKMVIGVGKFSEQRARKALAAEGMEVTVKSIMHPSPRNPQANKGWDSVVRAQLQELGVMPLLTG
- the SMUG1 gene encoding single-strand selective monofunctional uracil DNA glycosylase isoform X2 encodes the protein MIVAQSQPNASPDRYAEENPADGFLQAELELNLKLGNLLFQDPVKYVYNPLLYAWDPHEKYVRTYCQSRKEVLFLGMNPGPFGMAQTGVPFGEVKHVRDWLQIDGNVGKPQVEHPKRPIRGFDCPNSEVSGARFWSFFKSICGQPEVFFKHCFVHNHCPLIFMNQSGKNMTPTDLPKAQRDSLLDICDESLCQVVKTLGVKMVIGVGKFSEQRARKALAAEGMEVTVKSIMHPSPRNPQANKGWDSVVRAQLQELGVMPLLTG